One region of Labrus mixtus chromosome 1, fLabMix1.1, whole genome shotgun sequence genomic DNA includes:
- the gtf2a2 gene encoding transcription initiation factor IIA subunit 2: protein MAYQLYRNTTLGNSLQESLDELIQTQQITPQLALQVLLQFDKAINTALANRVRNRVNFRGSLNTYRFCDNVWTFVLNDVEFREVTDLVKVDKVKIVACDGKSESTQNKTDK from the exons ATGGCGTACCAGCTCTACAGGAACACCACTCTGGGAAACAGCCTACAGGAGAGTCTGGACGAGCTCATACAG actCAGCAGATCACTCCTCAGCTGGCTCTGCAAGTCCTCCTTCAGTTTGATAAAGCAATCAACACGGCGCTTGCCAACAGAGTCCGCAACAGAGTCAACTTCAGA GGCTCCCTAAACACGTACAGGTTCTGTGACAACGTGTGGACGTTTGTCCTCAACGACGTGGAGTTCAGGGAGGTGACGGACCTCGTGAAGGTCGACAAGGTCAAAATCGTTGCCTGTGATGGAAAGAGCGAGTCGACCCAGAACAAGACAGATAAATG A
- the si:ch73-204p21.2 gene encoding uncharacterized protein si:ch73-204p21.2, with product MAAIGADVTASQFFLPSGVVSFFILLLLLSIFLTALCSDCGRRSFELREPEDKNPSTLIRVVKLEEAMVARENPMINEIQKDEKEFKSVEETTVSFSALRSQMGAPQQNRHDVQTNGSTAVVKTARDSESAGDTEDEISVEFTPWRHHLRAPQSQEVNSSDSSDSAHIYNTIGGGRSSSGGGDADTPSPATNHKPQEQLDYVGSAVMVDVKSVYARISRPVRVTTPTEQTADQVQVKEREEEQEESSPPLPDRRAAVEA from the exons ATGGCTGCTATCGGAGCAGACGTCACCGCGTCGCAGTTCTTCCTGCCGTCGGGAGTCGTCAgtttcttcatcctcctcctcctcctctccatcttcctcaCCGCTCTCTGCAGCGACTGTGGCAG acGTTCATTCGAGCTGCGAGAACCCGAGGACAAAAACCCTTCAACTCTGATCCGAGTG gtgaagcTGGAGGAAGCCATGGTGGCGAGAGAGAATCCAATGATCAATGAGATCCAAAAGGATGAGAAAG agtttaAGTCTGTAGAAGAGACCACTGTGTCCTTCAGTGCATTAAGGAGCCAGATGGGGGCGCCGCAGCAGAACCGCCACG ATGTTCAGACTAACGGCAGCACAGCGGTGGTGAAGACAGCGAGAGATTCTGAATCTGCTGGAG ataCTGAAGACGAAATCTCTGTGGAGTTCACTCCCTGGAGGCACCACCTGAGGGCGCCACAGAGTCAAG AGGTGAACAGCTCTGACTCCTCAGACTCCGCCCACATCTACAACACCATCGGAGGAGGGCGGAGCAGCAGCGGCGGAGGTGATGCTGACACGCCATCTCCAGCGACCAATCACAAGCCACAGGAGCAGCTTGACTATGTTGGCTCTGCAGTGATGGTGGATGTAAAATCAGTGTATGCACGAATCAGCAGGCCGGTGAGAGTGACCACGCCCACTGAACAAACAGCTGACCAGGTACaggtgaaggagagggaggaggagcaggaggagtctTCTCCTCCACTGCCAGACAGGAGGGCCGCGGTGGAGgcgtga
- the znf395a gene encoding zinc finger protein 395a yields MTTQAVFRQTCRQTDMLPKTRLGKRSPFGALVSSACPAAGTHAGQETGETSIAMATVGGEHPISRVKGHPGMKVYFQCSGGGESAGVVDQGDLMQRDVSVPPFCSRSVSSCIDVPRSQRSPEEVDMDALMAAMVLSSLSCSPLLHSPAYQDTSAPPMDCGGGDLSDGGSSGYLSIGHNGSPAPSPPIAEPAGSPATPPDEGLDMELEQVLFDEPAPRKRRNSVKSAYRCLWPSCGKVLTSVVGIKRHIRTTHLCRGGEHERCSRSEEDFYYTEINQWDQQPQQQQSPPFPLHCSPAPASPTSSSSSPPSPPPSSPQSPPSPVCSALSRSAPSASGSIWQVKSEHSYQAPPPSHVMSAATAVSNTATCTLTATPTTCLQQGLTFRVRSVSVGEQWLQQQSAPSRRIRGEAKKCRKVYGIEHRDQWCTSCRWKKACQRFLD; encoded by the exons ATGACTACACAGGCGGTGTTCAGAcagacctgcagacagacagacatgttaCCAAAGACTCGTCTGGGAAAGCGCTCTCCTTTCGGGGCGCTGGTGAGCTCCGCCTGCCCCGCAGCAGGCACACATGCAGGCCAGGAGACAGGTGAGACCAGcatcgccatggcaacagtgGGAGGAGAGCATCCCATCAGCAGAGTCAAAGGTCACCCTGGAATGAAG GTGTATTTTCAGTGCAGTGGAGGAGGTGAATCTGCAGGTGTGGTGGATCAGGGGGACCTCATGCAGAGGGATGTTTCGGTGCCTCCATTCTGCAGCAGATCTGTCTCCTCCTGCATCGACGTCCCCAGAAG TCAGAGGAGTCCGGAGGAGGTGGATATGGATGCACTGATGGCAGCGATGGTCCTCAGTAGTTTGTCCTGCAGCCCTCTTCTGCACAGCCCCGCCTACCAAGACACATCAG CTCCTCCGATGGATTGTGGAGGCGGCGATCTCTCTGATGGCGGCAGCAGCGGCTACTTGAGCATCGGCCACAAcggaagccccgccccctctccaCCAATCGCAGAACCGGCCGGGAGCCCAGCCACGCCCCCTGATGAAGGACTGGACATGGAGCTGGAGCAGGTTCTGTTTGATGAGCCGGCGCCCCGTAAACGCAGG AACTCGGTGAAGTCGGCGTACAGGTGTCTGTGGCCGAGCTGCGGAAAGGTGCTGACGTCAGTGGTGGGAATAAAACGTCACATCCGGACAACACACCTGTG CCGTGGTGGGGAACACGAGCGCTGTTCCCGCAGTGAGGAGGATTTTTACTACACCGAGATCAACCAATGGGatcagcagccgcagcagcagcagtctccaccctttcctctccactgtagCCCCGCCCCTGCCTCACCTACATCCTCGTCCTCCTCACCTCCGagccctcctccttcctctccgcAATCGCCGCCCTCTCCAGTCTGCAGCGCTCTGAGTCGCTCCGCCCCCTCCGCCTCTGGCAGCATCTGGCAGGTCAAATCAGAGCACTCCTACCAG gcTCCACCTCCGAGTCATGTGATGTCGGCAGCAACAGCAGTTTCAAACACGGCCACCTGCACTTTGACGGCCACGCCCACCACTTGCCTCCAACAG GGTTTGACGTTTCGAGTGCGTTCTGTCAGCGTAGGGGAGcagtggctgcagcagcagagcgcCCCCAGCAG GAGGATCCGCGGTGAAGCCAAGAAGTGTCGCAAAGTGTACGGCATCGAGCACAGAGACCAGTGGTGTACGTCCTGCCGCTGGAAGAAAGCCTGCCAACGCTTCCTGGACTGA